Below is a genomic region from Lysobacter terrestris.
TGTACGTGTACTTTCGCTACGACGCCACGGCGGGCAAGCGCGGCAAGACGGTGATGATCGCGCTCAACAAGAACGCGCAGCCGACCGCGCTGGCGCTGGGGCGCTTCGGTGACTTCATCGGCACGGACAGCCGCGCGCGCGACGCACTCGACGGGCAGCCGGTGGTACTCGGCACCTCGCTGCTGTTGCCGGCGAAGTCGGCGACGCTGCTGGAGATCGCGCCGGCGGACGGCGCACAGGGAGAGTGAGGCTTCGACGAGGCGGCGAACGGACGCCGCCGCAGGTCAGAGTTCCAGCCAGCGCGCCAGCACCGCGCGCGCTTCCTCCACGCCCTGCTTGGACTCGCCGGAGAAGGTCTGCACGCTCACGGTGTCGCCGCAGGCGCGCTGCAGTTCCATGCGCACGGCCTGCAGGGTGTTGGCGGCGGCGCCGCGGCTGAGCTTGTCGGCCTTGGTCAGCAGCGCGTGCGCGGGCAGGCCGCGGCGCACCGCGTAGCCGAGCATCTGCCGGTCGTAGTCCTTGAGCGGGTGGCGGATGTCCATCACCACCACCAGCCCGCGCAGGGCCTGGCGGGTCTCGAAGTAGGTCTCGATGAAGGCCAGCCAGTGCGCCTGCAGTTCCTGCGGCACCTTGGCGTAGCCGTAGCCGGGCAGGTCGACCAGGTACTTGGCGCCGGGGTCGGGCTGGGCCAGGGTCGGGGCGAAGTCGAAGAACACCAGCTGCTGGGTCCGGCCGGGGGTCTTGGACACCCGGGCCAGCGCGTTCTGCTGGCAGATCGCATTGAGCGCGCTGGACTTGCCGGCATTGGAGCGGCCGGCGAAGGCGACCTCGAACCCACCGTCGGCTGGAAGCTGGCGCGGGTTGTGCGCCGAGAGCGCGTAACGGGCGCGGACGAAGGGATTGGGGGCAGTGGCCATGGGGACAGGATAAACGGGGGCTGGGGTTTGGGGGCTGCTGGGGGCTGGAGGCTGGAGGTCGGGGGCTCGCAACAGCCGTTCGCAAGGGACCCGCTGCTCCCAGGTCCCGCGCGCGAAAAAGGCCGGCCCTCCGCTCCACTCCGCGCATGGCACGGGGCATTCAAGCTCCAGATCCCAGTCCCCAGCCCCCGCAACCTCCCCTCGCGTTGACCGTCCCGCCCCCCGCAACGATAATTTCGCGGTTTCGTCCTTCGACACGCGCAGCAAGCCGGTTCGAGGACCCGTCCCAGTTTCGGAGCCCAGCCAAATGCGCCACGCCCGCGTCCTCGGCCTCGTCGGCATCGCTGCCTTTGCAGCCGCCGCCGTCGCCTTCGCCCAAGCCACGGTCACCCCGGTGCCGGACAACGCACCCGTCCAGACCGCGCCGCTGGTCGAGAAGCCGGCGACCTGGGGCGACGTGAAGGCCGGTGCCGCCAAGGCCGGTACCTGCGCGGCCTGCCACGGCCTCGACGGCAACCCGACCGACCCGCAGTACCCGCGCCTGGCCGGCCAGAGCGAGCGCTACATCGCCCACCAGATCGCCCTGTTCAAGAGCGGCGAACGCAACACCGGCATGGCCGCGGTGATGAAGCCCTTCGCCGATGCGCTGACCGCGCAGGACGCGCGCGACCTGGGCGCCTACTTCGCCACGCAGAAGGCCGGCTCGGGCGTCGCCGACGACACCGTGATCGCCAGCGGCCCGAACAAGGACAAGAAGTTCTTCGAAGTCGGCCAGCAGCTGTTCCGCAGCGGCGACAAGGCGCGCGGCATCCCGGCGTGCATGGCGTGCCACGGCCCGGCGGGCGCCGGCAACCCGGGCCCGGCCTACCCGGCCGTCGCCGGCCAGCAGGCCGCCTACGCCCAGCGCCGCCTCGAGGAATATCGCGCCGGCACCACCACCCAGCACGACCCGCACCTGTTCAACGTGATGGCCGCCGTCGCCAGCAAGCTCACCGACGAAGAAATCGGTTCGCTCGCCAGCTACCTGCAGGGCCTGCACGTGCGCAGCGCCGAAGCGGCCGCGGCTCCGGCCGCCGCGCACTGAGGCGGCAACCCGCACTGAACTCCGCTGCATCCGCACGGTCATAACCGACCCTGCTGTAGTTCAATACGCCGACCGTGATCGCCACGGTCGGCGTTTTTGTTTGCAGCGCCCTTCCATCGAACCCACCGACGATCACGCCATGCGCTTCCGCCTGAGCCTGCTGCTTGCCCTGCTGCTTCCCTTCGCCGCCTCGGCTGCGCCCGACGCGCCGGTGGAAGGCACCGACTACTACGTCATCGAAGGCGGCGCGCCGTACGCGCCGCTGGCCGGCAAGATCGAGGTGGTCGAGATCTTCGGCTACTGGTGCCACCACTGCGCCGACTTCCAGCCCAAGGTCGAGGCGTGGAAGGCGAAGCTGCCCAAGGACGTGCGCTTCACCTACCTGCCCCTGCCCAACGGCAACGACGATGCGTTCGCCCGCGCCTACTTCGCCTCGCTCGCCGCCGGCACGCTGACGCTCACCCACGACGCGACCTTCGTCGCGATCCACGACGAGCACACGCTGCCGAAGAACCCGACCATGGACGAGCTCGCCACGTTCTACGGCGAACGCGGCGCCAACGCCGCCAGGCTGCGCGCACTGATGGACAGCCCTGCCGTCGTCGCCAAGCTGGCGCCGGCCCGCGCCTGGGCCATGCGCATCGGCCTGGAAGGCACGCCGACCCTGGTCGTCAACGGCAAGTACCGCGTCGACGGCGGCACCCTCGAAGACCGCCTGCGCGTCGCCAGCCAGCTGATCGCGCGCGAGCGCGCCGCCAAGGCCCGCCGCTGAGCCCGGGTCGCGCGCGACGCGCGCCGGCTATCCTGTGCACAACGATCGCGGGCGCCCGGCGCCCGCCCCTGCATTCCGCGGAGAACCCCGAATGACGCTGCGCCCCGCCCTGCTCCTGTCCGCCCTGCTCGCCCTGACCGCCTGCTCGCAGCAGGCCGAGACCCCGGCCGCACCGGCCGCCGAAGCCGCCCCCGCGGCCACCGCGGCGACCCCGGCGACCCCGGCGCCGGCCAGCGCCCCGGCCGTCGAAGCCGCCGCCGAGATCGCCCCGGCGGCAACGCCCGACGTCCCGGTCGGCCCGGCCCCGGTCGCCGGCATCGACTACGCCGAGATCGCCGGCGGCCAGCCGTTCGAGCCGGCCGCCGGCCGCATCGAAGTCGCCGAAGTCTTCAGCTACACCTGCCCGCATTGCGCCCAGTTCGAACCGCTGGTGCTGGACTGGCGCAGGCGCCAGCCGGCCGACGTGAAGTTCATCGCCGTCGCCGGTCCGTTCGCCGCCAACCCGGAGCCCTTCGCCAAGGCCTACTACGCCGCCGAATCGCTGGGCCTGGTCGGCAAGTCGCACGACGCGATGTTCCGCGCGCTGCACGTCGACCAATCGTTCGACTACCGCGACGCCTCGCCGGAGAAGTTCGGCGCGTTCTACGCCCAGTTCGGTGTCACCCCGGAGCAGTTCGCCGCGGCGATGAAGAGCTTCGCGGTCGACGCCAAGGTCAAGCGCGCGACCCAGTTCATCGCCAAGTCCGGCATCGAGGGCACGCCCTCCATCGTGGTCGCCGGCAAGTACCGCGTGACCGGCAAGACCCTCGAGGACACCCTGCGCATCACCACGCAGCTGGTGGCGAAAGAACGCGCGGCCCAGGGCGGCTGAGCGCGCCCGTCCGGCGGTGGCCATGCAGTCGTCCCCCAGCCACCGCCGGCTCAAGCTGCTCAGCGCCAACATCCAGGCCGGCTCGAGCACGCGCCGCTACAGCGACTACGCCACCCGCAGCTGGTCGCACGTGCTGCCGATGGGCAACAAGCGGCTGAGCCTGGACACCATCGCGCAGCTCGCCGGCGAACACGACATCGTCGGCCTCAACGAAAGCGACCCGGGCAGCCTGCGCTCGGGTTTCACCAACCAGACCCACTACCTGGCGCAACGCGGCGGCTTCCACTACTGGAGCCACCAGCCCAACCGCCGCGTCGGCGGCGTGGCCTCCAGCGCCAACGGCCTGCTGAGCAAGCTGGAGCCGGTGGAAGTCGTCGACCATGCCCTGCCCGGCCGCATCGCCGGGCGCGGCGTGCTGCTGGCACGCTTCGGCGACGACGCCGACTCATTGACCGTCGCGATCGCGCACCTCTCGCTGGGTGCGCAGTCGCGCGCCTCGCAGCTCGCCTTCATCGCCGAGCTGCTGCACGACCACCCGCACGCGGTGCTGATGGGCGACTTCAACTGCGACATCGACCGCCCGGAAATGGCCGCGCTGTTCCGGCGCACGCGCCTGCAGCCGCCGGCCCAGGCCGTGCCGACGTTCCCGAGCTGGCGCCCGCAACGCGCGATCGACCACATCCTGCTCGGCGACGGCCTCACCCACCACCACGCGCGCGCATTGCCGGCGGCGCAATCGGACCACCTGGCGTTGTCGCTGGAGCTGGACGTGCCGGCGCGCGCGATCCGCGGCTGAGCGGAACGCCTGCCAGGAGTGCCCGCGCGCTGGACCTCAGCCGCGGTTGAACTCGCCGATGCCTTCGATCAGCGTCGCCACCGCGTCGCGTTCGGGCTCGGTCAGGTGCGGGTTCCACGCATCCATCAGCAGGATCACCCGCGTCGCGTCGCTGCGGTTCCAGGCTTCGTGCAGCCAGGTGTCGTCGAAGGCCACGCATTCGCCTTCGCGCCAGGCGTGCACCTCGTCGCCCACGCGCAGCGCGCAGTCGCGCGGCACCAACAACGGCAGGTGCACGACGGTGCGGATGTTGGTGACGCCATGGTGCGGCAGGATGTGGGTGCCGGGCGACAGCACCGAGAAGCACACCTCCGGCGCGTGGTCGGCGATGCGCAGCAGTGGCAACGCCGCCAGTGCCCGCGCGGTCGCCGGGCTGCGCTGGTGGTTGTCGGCGTAGGCACGGCCGTGGCGGTAGAAGAAGAACGCATCCCAGTGCGGCTGCGCCCCGGCCGCGCCCTGCAGGTACTCGCCGAGATCGGCGTCGTCCGGGGCGGCGAGGAACGGCGTCAGCGCCTGCGGTTCCGCCAGCACCGCGCGCGCCTCGTCGCGGATGTCGGCCCACGCCGCCTCCAGCCGCGGGATCCAGTCGAAATCGGCGCGGCGCAGGAAGGGCGTCTCCGGCAGGTCCGGGAAGAACAGGAACTTGGGCCGTTGCCGCGGGTCGGCCGGCGCGACGTTCGCCACGCCCAGGTAGCCGTTGAGGCCGCGCTCGACGCGGCGCATGGCGTCGCGGCCGTGCCGCGCGATCAGTGGTTCCAGCAATGCGCCGAGGATCTGCGGCCGCGTGGCCTGCACGAACGCCACCGCATGCGCGACCTGCGCGCGTAGGCGCGGCGGCGTGCTGGCCTCGTCCAGCCATTGCTCCTCGAGCTGGGCGCGGGTCAGGGCGCGGAAGTACGAGCGCGCCGCGTCGTGGCGATCACCGGCCGCTTCCAGCAGGCGGCCCAACTGCAGGTGGGCGACATGCAGCGACGGTGCGAGCTGCACGGCGAATTGCAGCGCCGCGCGCGCCTCGTCGCGATAGCCCGCCGCTTCCGCGGCCATCGCCAGCTGGTACAGCAGCTGCGCATTGCCGGGCTCGTGGCGGCAGGCCAGTTGCAGGTGCGCCAGCGCGTCGCGGGCCGCGCCCTGCGCCAGCGCGCGGTGGGCCAGGAACACGCGCGCCTCGACGGACTCGCCCTGCTCCAGCACCTGCCGGTACGCCGCTTCGGCGCGCGCGTCGCCGGCCTGCGCCCAGCCACGGGCGCGCGCGAGCAGTTCACTCATGCCGCGCCGCCGGGTTTGCGCGCCTCGACGAACAGCGAGTAGTGCTGCCCGCCGTGGTCGGCGCCGGCGACCTCGCTGTTGGCGTCGACCTGCAACGCGGGATGGCGGCTGCCGTTGAACGACGAGCGCTCGATGTCGACGAAGCCGGCGCGCTGCAGCGCGCGCTGCAGCGTCGCGAAGTCGTAGCCGAACTTGTGCGCCTGGAACAGCCAGGCCGGGTCCGGTCCCGCGCCGGCATAGGCGAGGAAATCCTCCAGGCGCGTGGTCTGGCCGTCGCCCGTGCCCCAGTGCTCGCGACGGGCGGCGAAGAATTCCGCGTCGTCGCGCTGGTAGGCATCGATGCACTGCGCGATGTCCGGCACCACGATGCGCACGATCCCGCCCGGCGCCAGCACCCGCCGCACGTCGACCAGGAACGGATGCACGTCGTTCGGATAGAACAGGTGTTCGAGCAGGTGCGAGAGGAACACGTGGCGCGCGCTGTCCGCGGCGAACGGCAAGCCCCACAGCACGTTGGTCGCCAGCGGCGCGGGGTGGATGTCGATGTTGACCCAGCCCGGCAGCAGGTACGGGCCGCACCCGATGTGCAGGTTGAGCTCGCGCGAGTGCGCATCGACCCCGAGCGCCTGCAGCTGCGACTCGAGGTACGGCCCGCGCGCCATGGCGAGTTCGCCGCGCAGGTCCGCGACCGCCGCGCGCAACGCCTGCAACCGCGATTCCAGTCCGATCCCACCGCGCAGGCGCAGCGCCTGCTCCGCGTGCGGACCGAAACCGGCGACATCGCAGCCCAGTTCGTACACCCCCTGGGTCAGGGCCGTCAGCTGCTCGCGGCTGCGCGCGTGCAGATCCGCATCGTCGACGTCCGCATCGATCCCGGCTTCGCGCAACGCGCCGCTTTGGCGCAGGTAGGCCAGCGCGCGCGCCGCCAACGCGCGCGACTCCGCGGGCAGTCGCGCCAGCGCGGTTTCGGCGTCGCTGGGCTGCGCGAACTGCGCGAGCCAGCCGATCAGCATCGGCTGGTCGGTCACGAACGGCGACTGCCCGGCGGACGCGGTGTGGATCAGCATGCGGCCGCGCGCGAAGCGCAGCACCGCATCCGGCGCGAAGACCAGGCGGGTGCCGGAAGCAACGGTTTCCACGTCGGCCATGCGCTCAGAACAGGAAGTAGGTGGAAAGGATGTACTTGTCGTTGCTGATTGGTGCGCGCCCGGCGTGCTGGAACATCCAGTACGGCGGGAACATCAGCAGGCGCCCGGCCTTCGGCTTCACTTCCAGGCCCAGGTCGACGAAGGCGGTTTCGCCGCCCTCGTCGACGTCATTGAGGTACCACAGGAACACCAGGTAGCGGTTGCTGACCTCGCCGATCGAATCGAAGTGCGGCTGGAAGCGCTCGTCACCGCCGGCGCGATAGCGCTTGATGATCAGTTCGCTGGTGCGATCGGTGGCGGGCAGCGGGATGGTCAGGCCCGTCGCTTCGACGTAGCGCGCGAGGTGCACGTGCATGTTGCCCAACAGCATCGCGCGGAAGTGCACGTCGGACAGCGGCCCGATGTCGAGCTCGGTCCAGCGGCTGCTCTCGAGTCCCGCGCGACGGCCTTCGCCATTGGGGCGCTGGAAGCGTTCCAGCGCGGCGAACGATTCGACCATGCGCTGGCACAACGACGCGGGCAGCGAGTCGTC
It encodes:
- a CDS encoding c-type cytochrome, with amino-acid sequence MRHARVLGLVGIAAFAAAAVAFAQATVTPVPDNAPVQTAPLVEKPATWGDVKAGAAKAGTCAACHGLDGNPTDPQYPRLAGQSERYIAHQIALFKSGERNTGMAAVMKPFADALTAQDARDLGAYFATQKAGSGVADDTVIASGPNKDKKFFEVGQQLFRSGDKARGIPACMACHGPAGAGNPGPAYPAVAGQQAAYAQRRLEEYRAGTTTQHDPHLFNVMAAVASKLTDEEIGSLASYLQGLHVRSAEAAAAPAAAH
- a CDS encoding class I SAM-dependent methyltransferase; the protein is MADVETVASGTRLVFAPDAVLRFARGRMLIHTASAGQSPFVTDQPMLIGWLAQFAQPSDAETALARLPAESRALAARALAYLRQSGALREAGIDADVDDADLHARSREQLTALTQGVYELGCDVAGFGPHAEQALRLRGGIGLESRLQALRAAVADLRGELAMARGPYLESQLQALGVDAHSRELNLHIGCGPYLLPGWVNIDIHPAPLATNVLWGLPFAADSARHVFLSHLLEHLFYPNDVHPFLVDVRRVLAPGGIVRIVVPDIAQCIDAYQRDDAEFFAARREHWGTGDGQTTRLEDFLAYAGAGPDPAWLFQAHKFGYDFATLQRALQRAGFVDIERSSFNGSRHPALQVDANSEVAGADHGGQHYSLFVEARKPGGAA
- a CDS encoding endonuclease/exonuclease/phosphatase family protein yields the protein MLSANIQAGSSTRRYSDYATRSWSHVLPMGNKRLSLDTIAQLAGEHDIVGLNESDPGSLRSGFTNQTHYLAQRGGFHYWSHQPNRRVGGVASSANGLLSKLEPVEVVDHALPGRIAGRGVLLARFGDDADSLTVAIAHLSLGAQSRASQLAFIAELLHDHPHAVLMGDFNCDIDRPEMAALFRRTRLQPPAQAVPTFPSWRPQRAIDHILLGDGLTHHHARALPAAQSDHLALSLELDVPARAIRG
- a CDS encoding aspartyl/asparaginyl beta-hydroxylase domain-containing protein, coding for MSELLARARGWAQAGDARAEAAYRQVLEQGESVEARVFLAHRALAQGAARDALAHLQLACRHEPGNAQLLYQLAMAAEAAGYRDEARAALQFAVQLAPSLHVAHLQLGRLLEAAGDRHDAARSYFRALTRAQLEEQWLDEASTPPRLRAQVAHAVAFVQATRPQILGALLEPLIARHGRDAMRRVERGLNGYLGVANVAPADPRQRPKFLFFPDLPETPFLRRADFDWIPRLEAAWADIRDEARAVLAEPQALTPFLAAPDDADLGEYLQGAAGAQPHWDAFFFYRHGRAYADNHQRSPATARALAALPLLRIADHAPEVCFSVLSPGTHILPHHGVTNIRTVVHLPLLVPRDCALRVGDEVHAWREGECVAFDDTWLHEAWNRSDATRVILLMDAWNPHLTEPERDAVATLIEGIGEFNRG
- a CDS encoding 2OG-Fe(II) oxygenase encodes the protein MHENVAFALDSAVAALLSCMFPPEFRVPIAATTLDRFVQVYDDSLPASLCQRMVESFAALERFQRPNGEGRRAGLESSRWTELDIGPLSDVHFRAMLLGNMHVHLARYVEATGLTIPLPATDRTSELIIKRYRAGGDERFQPHFDSIGEVSNRYLVFLWYLNDVDEGGETAFVDLGLEVKPKAGRLLMFPPYWMFQHAGRAPISNDKYILSTYFLF
- a CDS encoding thiol:disulfide interchange protein DsbA/DsbL; this encodes MRFRLSLLLALLLPFAASAAPDAPVEGTDYYVIEGGAPYAPLAGKIEVVEIFGYWCHHCADFQPKVEAWKAKLPKDVRFTYLPLPNGNDDAFARAYFASLAAGTLTLTHDATFVAIHDEHTLPKNPTMDELATFYGERGANAARLRALMDSPAVVAKLAPARAWAMRIGLEGTPTLVVNGKYRVDGGTLEDRLRVASQLIARERAAKARR
- a CDS encoding thiol:disulfide interchange protein DsbA/DsbL, whose product is MTLRPALLLSALLALTACSQQAETPAAPAAEAAPAATAATPATPAPASAPAVEAAAEIAPAATPDVPVGPAPVAGIDYAEIAGGQPFEPAAGRIEVAEVFSYTCPHCAQFEPLVLDWRRRQPADVKFIAVAGPFAANPEPFAKAYYAAESLGLVGKSHDAMFRALHVDQSFDYRDASPEKFGAFYAQFGVTPEQFAAAMKSFAVDAKVKRATQFIAKSGIEGTPSIVVAGKYRVTGKTLEDTLRITTQLVAKERAAQGG
- the yihA gene encoding ribosome biogenesis GTP-binding protein YihA/YsxC — encoded protein: MATAPNPFVRARYALSAHNPRQLPADGGFEVAFAGRSNAGKSSALNAICQQNALARVSKTPGRTQQLVFFDFAPTLAQPDPGAKYLVDLPGYGYAKVPQELQAHWLAFIETYFETRQALRGLVVVMDIRHPLKDYDRQMLGYAVRRGLPAHALLTKADKLSRGAAANTLQAVRMELQRACGDTVSVQTFSGESKQGVEEARAVLARWLEL